In a single window of the Methanosarcinales archaeon genome:
- a CDS encoding HD domain-containing protein, with the protein LIRIASLLHDIGKPRSYTQDTKGVPFYHHTTQTEEIVGYILEKVPESLTTKYELKKILPKLAAKHHSRDSETVLEKIIGQADSVASAADRVYEIKGNFENDYVSVESHDKIFPHEINFDRGDLQCIEEPHSEILGYRGKTSKSVKSKLKPDEKTVRLFIDSVVGGGTLQYKGTESKFSGSIGLLALDIMQIQDYIKEAEKLPMLRGGSAIVEDTLYNAGQIISKEVCEEAILFKGGGNLLAFVPSDERIQNNIKEKINKMIDETSSCGLKGAVATKTIPMNNLKQFDEVLKDIQDDVDVEKNKVHRHKITKPIHRDDICPFCFKRNAHTLNNIRICEVCSEKEGGGKEHKYRQKNKYVDEELLKRYKLHYPMELQHIGESIAVIAIDGNMMGRLFTQTLTPAEYNYKSEFFDENFKSIIRKTISDFISNDETGLLIKNQDYAGIDPLFVGGDDMLLIINAKAAIKFSENLIKNIHEGFKFQRKFFDGTLFENPTVTISCGIAIADAKFPIYFLLDEAKKMESKAKEAFRKKTDTDKLNIIKLPAGSIAFTAVSGAMPSKDNNVCFVLPDNENEIRDLNDLIAECLSDEKRTLISGLITCGTSEVERLNFIKSNYASGLRKKPSPEEWLDNCEWMVRIFMSEELLKSAKMIIPKIWHVKEGV; encoded by the coding sequence CTTGAAAAAGTACCTGAATCACTCACCACGAAATATGAATTGAAAAAAATACTGCCAAAACTTGCTGCAAAACATCATTCAAGGGATTCAGAGACCGTCCTTGAAAAAATCATCGGGCAAGCTGATTCTGTTGCATCAGCAGCAGATAGGGTGTATGAAATAAAAGGAAATTTTGAAAATGATTATGTCAGCGTGGAATCCCATGATAAAATATTTCCACATGAAATAAATTTTGATCGTGGTGATTTACAATGTATTGAAGAACCACATTCAGAAATACTCGGATACAGGGGTAAAACTTCTAAATCCGTGAAGTCAAAATTAAAACCAGATGAAAAAACCGTCCGGCTTTTCATTGATTCAGTTGTTGGCGGGGGTACTCTTCAATATAAAGGAACTGAATCGAAGTTCAGTGGTTCTATTGGTTTACTGGCACTTGATATTATGCAAATCCAGGACTATATCAAAGAAGCGGAAAAGCTTCCCATGCTAAGAGGCGGCAGTGCAATAGTGGAAGACACCCTGTATAATGCTGGTCAAATCATTTCAAAAGAAGTTTGTGAAGAAGCGATACTTTTCAAGGGCGGCGGGAATCTGCTTGCATTTGTGCCATCAGATGAAAGAATCCAGAATAATATCAAGGAAAAGATAAATAAAATGATAGATGAAACTTCATCATGTGGTCTGAAAGGTGCAGTGGCAACAAAGACTATTCCGATGAATAATCTCAAACAATTCGATGAAGTGCTTAAAGATATTCAAGATGATGTGGATGTAGAAAAAAATAAGGTTCATAGACATAAAATTACAAAACCAATACATAGAGACGACATATGTCCTTTCTGCTTTAAGAGAAATGCCCACACCCTCAATAATATAAGAATATGTGAAGTATGTTCTGAAAAGGAAGGGGGAGGAAAAGAACATAAGTACAGGCAGAAAAACAAATATGTGGATGAGGAGCTTCTCAAAAGATATAAATTACATTATCCCATGGAACTACAACATATCGGTGAATCTATAGCCGTAATCGCTATCGATGGGAATATGATGGGGCGCCTCTTTACACAGACCCTGACACCTGCGGAATATAACTATAAGAGTGAATTTTTTGATGAGAATTTCAAAAGCATAATTAGAAAAACTATCAGCGATTTCATCAGCAACGATGAAACGGGATTATTAATCAAGAACCAGGATTATGCAGGAATTGACCCCTTATTTGTGGGCGGGGACGACATGCTATTGATAATAAATGCTAAAGCTGCGATAAAATTCTCTGAAAATTTGATCAAAAATATACATGAGGGTTTCAAATTCCAACGGAAATTCTTTGACGGCACGCTGTTTGAAAATCCAACGGTAACGATATCATGTGGAATAGCTATTGCTGATGCAAAATTCCCGATATATTTCCTGCTTGATGAAGCAAAGAAAATGGAATCAAAAGCAAAAGAAGCTTTCAGAAAAAAGACCGATACTGATAAACTGAATATTATCAAATTGCCAGCAGGATCGATCGCATTTACTGCTGTCTCCGGCGCAATGCCATCCAAAGACAATAATGTTTGTTTTGTGCTGCCTGATAATGAAAATGAGATTAGAGACCTGAACGATTTGATTGCGGAGTGCCTCTCAGATGAAAAACGCACACTCATATCAGGTCTGATAACTTGTGGCACATCAGAAGTAGAACGATTGAATTTCATAAAATCGAATTATGCTTCTGGTCTTCGGAAAAAGCCAAGCCCTGAAGAGTGGCTCGATAATTGCGAATGGATGGTGAGGATATTTATGAGTGAAGAACTGCTGAAATCTGCAAAGATGATAATTCCTAAAATATGGCATGTGAAGGAGGGAGTATGA